From a single Mangifera indica cultivar Alphonso chromosome 19, CATAS_Mindica_2.1, whole genome shotgun sequence genomic region:
- the LOC123202999 gene encoding probable isoaspartyl peptidase/L-asparaginase 2 codes for MVGWAIAVHGGAGVDPNLPAERQEQAKQLLNRCLNLGISALRSNFSAIDVVELVVRELETDPLFNSGRGSALTAKGTVEMEASIMDGPKRRCGAVSGLTTVKNPISLARLVMDKSPHSYIAFDGAEEFAREQGVELVENQYFVTAENVGMLKLAKEANSILFDYRIPKVGLESCSVGAGAMDSPLQMNGLPISVYAPETVGCVVVDSEGRCAAATSTGGLMNKMSGRIGDSPLIGAGTYACELCAVSCTGEGEAIIRGTLARDVSAVMEYKGLELQEAVDFVIKERLDEGQAGLIAVSKKGEVACGFNTNGMFRGCATEDGFMEVDIW; via the exons ATGGTAGGGTGGGCTATAGCTGTGCATGGAGGCGCTGGTGTGGATCCGAATCTTCCCGCTGAGCGGCAAGAACAAGCCAAACAACTCCTCAATCGCTGCCTGAATCTCGGCATATCTGCTCTTCGCTCCAATTTCTCAGCCATTGATGTCGTTGAACTTGTG GTGAGAGAGTTGGAAACTGATCCCCTGTTCAATTCTGGGCGGGGATCGGCTCTCACGGCAAAAGGAACGGTGGAGATGGAGGCAAGCATTATGGATGGACCTAAGAGAAGATGCGGTGCCGTATCTGGATTAACAACGGTAAAGAACCCTATCTCTCTTGCTCGTCTCGTCATGGACAAATCTCCTCACTCGTATATTGCCTTCGACGGTGCAGAGGAATTCGCAAGAGAACAG GGCGTTGAGTTGGTGGAGAATCAGTACTTCGTGACGGCCGAAAACGTTGGAATGCTAAAATTGGCCAAGGAAGCAAACTCCATCCTG TTTGATTATAGAATCCCAAAAGTCGGACTGGAAAGCTGCAGTGTGGGTGCAGGTGCCATGGACAGCCCCTTGCAAATGAACGGGCTCCCAATAAGCGTATACGCACCGGAAACAGTTGGCTGCGTGGTTGTGGACAGTGAGGGACGATGCGCTGCAGCCACTTCAACAGGGGGACTGATGAATAAAATGAGTGGGAGAATTGGCGACTCCCCGCTTATCGGTGCTGGAACGTATGCCTGTGAATTGTGTGCAGTGTCGTGCACTGGAGAAGGGGAGGCCATCATACGTGGAACTCTGGCTCGTGACGTGTCGGCAGTGATGGAATACAAGGGTCTGGAGCTGCAAGAGGCGGTGGATTTTGTGATAAAAGAAAGGCTTGATGAAGGACAAGCTGGGCTGATTGCGGTTTCTAAGAAAGGTGAAGTTGCATGTGGGTTTAACACAAATGGAATGTTCAGGGGCTGTGCAACCGAGGATGGATTCATGGAGGTTGATATATGGTAG
- the LOC123202589 gene encoding cyclin-D3-1-like isoform X1: protein MAKSNAQQNPAFLLDALYCSEENWEEEVSDDYFQEDNYCFGNNESNQLPILLEQDLFWEDDEASTLLSKEEPNLFCKNPETDPALIRARRDAVEWMLKVNAHHSFSALTAILAVNYLDRLLFSFHFQRDKPWMTQLVAVACLFLAAKVEETQVPLLLDLQVEGSKYVFEAKTIQRMEILVLSTLKWKMNPVTPLAFLDFFARRFGLKDYVFGEFRKRCERIILSLISDSRFMHYLPSVMATAAMLHVVESIEPCLGVDFENQLFDILAVDKVEIFYLSYILHFIFKFDFILEMLIMYKQDQVEKLKLKLAMEGYGNKSNKRKFGSVPGSPNGVMDVSFSSDTSNDSWPVALSVSSSPEPLSKKSRAEDLLMQRQNHANVSPDFLTVPR from the exons CCAAGTCAAATGCTCAACAAAACCCTGCTTTCCTTCTTGATGCTCTCTACTGTTCAGAAGAGAATTGGGAGGAAGAAGTCAGTGATGACTACTTCCAAGAAGATAACTACTGTTTTGGTAACAACGAGTCTAATCAATTGCCAATCTTGCTAGAGCAAGACTTATTTTGGGAAGATGATGAGGCTTCCACATTGTTATCCAAGGAAGAACCAAACCTTTTTTGTAAAAACCCGGAAACTGACCCAGCTTTGATAAGGGCTCGCCGTGATGCTGTGGAGTGGATGCTCAAAGTCAATGCTCACCACTCTTTCTCTGCTCTCACTGCAATTCTTGCTGTCAACTACCTAGACAGGCTCCTGTTCAGTTTCCACTTCCAGAGAGATAAGCCATGGATGACACAACTGGTTGCCGTGGCTTGTCTTTTTCTTGCGGCCAAGGTGGAGGAGACCCAAGTGCCCCTCTTATTGGACCTACAA GTAGAGGGAAGTAAATATGTATTTGAGGCCAAAACTATACAGAGAATGGAGATTTTGGTTCTCTCCACGCTTAAATGGAAGATGAATCCGGTGACGCCACTTGCTTTTCTCGATTTCTTCGCAAGGAGATTTGGGCTAAAGGACTATGTCTTTGGGGAATTTCGCAAGAGATGCGAGCGTATCATTCTCTCTCTCATTTCAG ATTCTAGGTTTATGCATTATCTACCGTCTGTGATGGCCACTGCTGCTATGCTTCACGTTGTTGAAAGTATAGAACCCTGTCTTGGAGTAGATTTTGAAAACCAGCTATTCGATATTCTAGCAGTCGACAAGGTTGAAATCTTTTACTTGTCATATATTCTAcattttatcttcaaatttgattttattctaGAAATGTTGATTATGTATAAACAGGACCAGGTAGAGAAGCTGAAATTGAAGTTGGCAATGGAAGGATATGGCAACAAATCCAATAAGCGCAAGTTTGGTTCAGTTCCAGGAAGTCCAAACGGCGTAATGGATGTGTCGTTTAGCTCTGATACTTCCAACGATTCATGGCCGGTGGCATTGTCTGTGTCTTCTTCGCCTGAACCACTATCCAAGAAGAGCAGGGCTGAAGATCTACTCATGCAGAGGCAGAACCATGCCAATGTGTCTCCAGATTTTCTCACCGTCCCTCGCTAG
- the LOC123203061 gene encoding probable carbohydrate esterase At4g34215, protein MLSIFFFILLSHACSVKSQLPQNIFILAGQSNMAGRGGVINDTKTNTLIWDGVVPAQCQPNPSILRLNAKLTWVQAHEPLHADFDVAKTNGVGPGMPFANAILTKRQSFGVIGLVPCAIGGTNISEWRKGSFHYEQMVRRTRVALQSGGIIRALLWYQGESDTITLEDAESYKGRLEKFFMDLRSDLQDPMLPIIQVALASGEGTFVDIVREAQLGSDLPNVECVDAKGLPLEPDGLHLSTPSQVRLGEMLADAFPESILSPTKASGITGNAPTMFASYISYFLLIQLLISLSIILTLTINFP, encoded by the exons ATGCtttccatcttcttcttcatccttCTCTCCCATGCCTGCTCGGTAAAATCCCAGCTACCACAGAACATATTTATCCTAGCTGGCCAAAGCAACATGGCCGGACGAGGTGGTGTTATTAACGACACTAAAACCAACACCCTTATCTGGGACGGCGTCGTTCCGGCCCAGTGCCAGCCAAACCCATCGATCCTCCGTCTTAATGCCAAACTCACTTGGGTTCAAGCCCATGAACCACTTCATGCCGACTTTGATGTTGCCAAAACCAATGGAGTTGGACCAGGGATGCCCTTTGCCAATGCGATTTTGACCAAGCGCCAGAGCTTTGGAGTGATTGGTCTGGTTCCTTGCGCCATTGGTGGAACTAATATTTCTGAGTGGAGAAAAGGGAGCTTTCATTACGAGCAGATGGTAAGGAGAACTCGGGTGGCTTTACAGAGTGGTGGAATTATCAGAGCACTTCTTTGGTATCAGGGAGAGTCTGATACGATCACTCTTGAAGATGCAGAATCGTACAAAGGGAGACTGGAGAAATTCTTCATGGATTTACGTTCAGATCTGCAGGATCCTATGCTACCAATAATCCAG GTGGCACTTGCTTCTGGAGAAGGAACTTTCGTAGACATAGTAAGAGAAGCCCAATTAGGAAGCGATCTCCCAAACGTGGAATGCGTAGACGCCAAGGGACTACCGCTGGAGCCTGATGGACTTCACCTCTCTACTCCTTCCCAGGTCCGTCTTGGTGAAATGTTGGCTGATGCCTTCCCAGAGTCAATTCTGAGCCCCACCAAAGCCAGTGGTATCACCGGTAATGCTCCAACAATGTTTGCTAGTTACATTTCTTACTTTCTTTTGATTCAATTGCTCATTTCTCTATCAATTATTTTAACCTTAACGATTAATTTTCCATAG
- the LOC123202589 gene encoding cyclin-D3-1-like isoform X2 — MAKSNAQQNPAFLLDALYCSEENWEEEVSDDYFQEDNYCFGNNESNQLPILLEQDLFWEDDEASTLLSKEEPNLFCKNPETDPALIRARRDAVEWMLKVNAHHSFSALTAILAVNYLDRLLFSFHFQRDKPWMTQLVAVACLFLAAKVEETQVPLLLDLQVEGSKYVFEAKTIQRMEILVLSTLKWKMNPVTPLAFLDFFARRFGLKDYVFGEFRKRCERIILSLISDSRFMHYLPSVMATAAMLHVVESIEPCLGVDFENQLFDILAVDKDQVEKLKLKLAMEGYGNKSNKRKFGSVPGSPNGVMDVSFSSDTSNDSWPVALSVSSSPEPLSKKSRAEDLLMQRQNHANVSPDFLTVPR; from the exons CCAAGTCAAATGCTCAACAAAACCCTGCTTTCCTTCTTGATGCTCTCTACTGTTCAGAAGAGAATTGGGAGGAAGAAGTCAGTGATGACTACTTCCAAGAAGATAACTACTGTTTTGGTAACAACGAGTCTAATCAATTGCCAATCTTGCTAGAGCAAGACTTATTTTGGGAAGATGATGAGGCTTCCACATTGTTATCCAAGGAAGAACCAAACCTTTTTTGTAAAAACCCGGAAACTGACCCAGCTTTGATAAGGGCTCGCCGTGATGCTGTGGAGTGGATGCTCAAAGTCAATGCTCACCACTCTTTCTCTGCTCTCACTGCAATTCTTGCTGTCAACTACCTAGACAGGCTCCTGTTCAGTTTCCACTTCCAGAGAGATAAGCCATGGATGACACAACTGGTTGCCGTGGCTTGTCTTTTTCTTGCGGCCAAGGTGGAGGAGACCCAAGTGCCCCTCTTATTGGACCTACAA GTAGAGGGAAGTAAATATGTATTTGAGGCCAAAACTATACAGAGAATGGAGATTTTGGTTCTCTCCACGCTTAAATGGAAGATGAATCCGGTGACGCCACTTGCTTTTCTCGATTTCTTCGCAAGGAGATTTGGGCTAAAGGACTATGTCTTTGGGGAATTTCGCAAGAGATGCGAGCGTATCATTCTCTCTCTCATTTCAG ATTCTAGGTTTATGCATTATCTACCGTCTGTGATGGCCACTGCTGCTATGCTTCACGTTGTTGAAAGTATAGAACCCTGTCTTGGAGTAGATTTTGAAAACCAGCTATTCGATATTCTAGCAGTCGACAAG GACCAGGTAGAGAAGCTGAAATTGAAGTTGGCAATGGAAGGATATGGCAACAAATCCAATAAGCGCAAGTTTGGTTCAGTTCCAGGAAGTCCAAACGGCGTAATGGATGTGTCGTTTAGCTCTGATACTTCCAACGATTCATGGCCGGTGGCATTGTCTGTGTCTTCTTCGCCTGAACCACTATCCAAGAAGAGCAGGGCTGAAGATCTACTCATGCAGAGGCAGAACCATGCCAATGTGTCTCCAGATTTTCTCACCGTCCCTCGCTAG